The following are from one region of the Paenibacillus sabinae T27 genome:
- a CDS encoding peptidoglycan D,D-transpeptidase FtsI family protein, with protein sequence MSLFRKQGSTSDETNGKSTLALRINVFFFSTFIIFCVIIIRLAVLQFVEGPTLTEVETNRDTKDVPLAAMRGSILAAGGEKIAFSTPVQSLYITLTKEYTAKKTDKDTGKTDFTPEAKAKADQLAADLVDKFNRLGDPGEQKMTVEEVKDSFDLEFRKYNGYTPRRIKVGLSSREVAYFMEHKDEYPGLEVVEENVRHYDKDKVAVQSVGYIKLFKNSNSLPIYQNVLNAMKKDPAAGLTYKDDEFVGFDGLELQYQRELRGQNGYQEISINPQNMAEKVEKVVPPIKGNDIWMTINKNVQLKTQQAITDQIKWLHTHPVQGKTHPNAITGYAVAMEVDTGNIVAMASMPDYDTNAWTDGSISKILDITNYQNGTITPFSSGRSGNNFESTVLMGSTVKPLSVLIGLNEGLFRTTDWYTDRGITSFGKAGHETKVRNASGHVYGRMDPALAIEHSSNVFMVDMVGKRLYEKYASKGIDVWDKYMKEFGLGVSTGVDLPNEFLGRINYTNLKAAGSAQAALVYASFGQQGAYTTLQLAQYASTLANKGERIQPHLVSKITDPSGKVVKTFGREVLNTVKMDDAYWNEVKRGMNSDVSAFDGFPYDFARKTGTSQQAARGDLKDNGVFIAYAPRENPKLAVAVVIPEGGFGSNSAAPVARKIFDAYDWEYGLDGVPKKSLQQQSAGQSGSSGESGATGTN encoded by the coding sequence GTGAGCCTTTTTCGCAAGCAGGGCTCGACCTCGGACGAGACCAACGGCAAAAGCACCCTGGCGCTGCGGATCAATGTATTCTTTTTCAGCACATTTATCATCTTTTGCGTCATTATTATCCGTCTTGCCGTGCTGCAATTTGTGGAAGGACCGACGTTGACCGAAGTGGAGACGAACCGGGATACGAAAGATGTGCCGCTGGCCGCCATGCGAGGTTCGATCCTCGCTGCGGGAGGCGAGAAGATCGCCTTTTCGACACCCGTTCAGTCGTTGTATATTACACTGACCAAGGAGTATACCGCCAAAAAGACGGACAAGGATACCGGCAAAACGGACTTTACTCCGGAAGCCAAGGCGAAGGCCGACCAGTTGGCGGCTGACCTGGTGGATAAGTTTAATCGGCTGGGTGATCCAGGCGAGCAGAAGATGACGGTGGAAGAGGTCAAGGATTCATTCGATCTGGAGTTCAGAAAATATAACGGATATACGCCTCGCCGGATCAAGGTGGGACTTTCTTCAAGGGAAGTCGCTTATTTTATGGAGCACAAGGATGAATATCCCGGCCTGGAAGTTGTAGAAGAGAACGTGCGGCATTACGACAAGGATAAGGTGGCCGTTCAGAGCGTCGGGTATATCAAGCTGTTCAAGAATTCCAACAGTCTTCCCATCTACCAGAACGTTCTAAACGCGATGAAAAAGGATCCGGCAGCGGGCCTGACTTATAAAGACGATGAATTCGTCGGTTTCGACGGCCTTGAGCTTCAGTACCAGCGCGAGCTTCGCGGGCAGAACGGATATCAGGAGATCTCTATCAATCCGCAGAACATGGCGGAAAAAGTTGAGAAGGTCGTTCCTCCAATAAAGGGCAATGACATCTGGATGACGATCAACAAAAATGTGCAGCTCAAGACCCAGCAGGCAATAACGGACCAGATCAAATGGCTGCATACGCACCCGGTTCAGGGTAAGACGCATCCCAATGCCATAACGGGCTACGCGGTCGCGATGGAGGTCGACACCGGAAATATCGTGGCCATGGCGAGCATGCCGGATTATGATACGAATGCATGGACGGACGGAAGTATTTCGAAAATCCTGGACATCACCAACTATCAGAATGGCACGATAACTCCTTTTTCGTCCGGGAGATCGGGCAATAATTTTGAATCGACTGTTCTGATGGGCTCCACCGTCAAGCCGCTAAGCGTATTGATCGGGCTTAACGAGGGACTTTTTAGAACAACAGATTGGTATACGGATAGGGGGATTACTTCCTTCGGTAAGGCCGGCCATGAAACCAAGGTTCGGAACGCCTCTGGCCATGTCTATGGAAGAATGGACCCCGCTTTGGCTATTGAGCATTCCTCTAACGTCTTTATGGTTGATATGGTTGGTAAGAGACTTTATGAGAAATATGCTTCCAAGGGCATCGATGTATGGGACAAGTATATGAAGGAATTTGGACTGGGTGTGTCCACTGGAGTTGATCTGCCCAATGAGTTTCTGGGAAGAATCAACTATACGAATCTAAAGGCGGCAGGCAGTGCCCAGGCAGCGTTGGTTTATGCTTCTTTTGGTCAACAGGGGGCTTACACCACGCTGCAGCTTGCCCAATATGCTTCTACCCTGGCCAATAAGGGTGAGCGGATCCAGCCGCATCTTGTCAGCAAAATTACGGATCCCTCGGGGAAAGTTGTCAAGACGTTTGGACGCGAGGTACTGAATACTGTCAAAATGGACGATGCTTACTGGAACGAAGTCAAGCGAGGGATGAACAGTGACGTCAGCGCGTTTGACGGATTCCCTTACGACTTTGCCCGCAAGACAGGGACCTCGCAGCAGGCAGCTAGAGGTGATTTAAAAGACAACGGCGTCTTCATCGCCTACGCGCCGAGAGAGAATCCGAAGCTGGCTGTTGCCGTCGTGATCCCCGAAGGGGGCTTCGGCTCGAACAGCGCCGCGCCGGTGGCGCGGAAGATTTTTGACGCTTACGACTGGGAGTACGGGCTGGATGGTGTGCCGAAAAAGAGTCTCCAGCAGCAATCCGCGGGTCAAAGCGGCAGTTCTGGCGAGAGCGGCGCAACGGGTACGAACTAA
- a CDS encoding Cof-type HAD-IIB family hydrolase, producing the protein MTAKYRLLALDMDGTLLNDEQLITPETVKWIHKAVDAGIHVCLSTGRSFDSAYPYAEQLGLKTPMVTVNGSEVWRAPHELYRRSLMDPQLVKQMHAIAAKAGIWYWAYAVDGVYNKESWDGDIDGREWLKFGYHTEDNEIRHQVLLKLQDMGGLEITNSSPYNLEINPLGVNKAAGIKEVCGLLGIKMEEVVAVGDSLNDLAAIQQAGLGVAMGNAQDTVKEEADAVTSSNNEDGIAEVIRRFILLDEAAASQHRS; encoded by the coding sequence ATGACTGCCAAATACCGCCTGCTTGCTTTGGATATGGATGGGACCTTACTGAATGACGAACAATTGATTACACCGGAGACGGTAAAATGGATTCACAAGGCGGTCGACGCGGGCATCCATGTGTGCTTGTCCACCGGACGCTCTTTCGACTCTGCGTATCCTTACGCCGAGCAGCTTGGACTCAAGACACCGATGGTGACGGTGAACGGCAGCGAAGTGTGGCGGGCGCCGCATGAGCTGTACCGCCGTTCGCTGATGGACCCGCAGCTCGTCAAACAAATGCACGCGATCGCGGCGAAGGCCGGCATCTGGTATTGGGCGTATGCCGTCGATGGCGTGTATAACAAGGAAAGCTGGGACGGCGATATCGACGGGCGGGAGTGGCTGAAGTTCGGCTATCATACGGAAGATAACGAGATCCGCCATCAGGTGCTGCTGAAGCTGCAGGACATGGGCGGTCTGGAGATCACCAACTCCTCGCCTTACAATCTTGAGATCAATCCGCTCGGTGTGAATAAAGCAGCCGGAATCAAGGAAGTGTGCGGCCTGCTGGGCATCAAGATGGAGGAAGTCGTCGCGGTCGGCGACAGCTTGAACGATCTGGCGGCGATTCAGCAGGCAGGCCTTGGCGTTGCGATGGGCAATGCCCAGGATACGGTCAAGGAGGAAGCCGACGCGGTGACTTCGTCGAACAACGAAGATGGAATTGCCGAGGTCATCCGCCGTTTTATTCTGCTGGATGAAGCGGCTGCCTCCCAGCACAGATCTTAA